The DNA segment TGATCTTACGAGCTGCATACTTGTTATTTTCTATTTGATATTTTTCCCAAATTGGAACACTTTCAACTGTAATCAAGGCCAAGTACACATTCCATGATGCCAAGTTGCCTGAGGGCTGGTAGTAAACAGAGACCATGCTCTGGATTTCAGACCAACTTTCGACAACCTCTGCAGACGTTTCACATACACACGCTATGCAGGAAATAAAGGAAAGAGGGTCATCAGAACAAAACATATGAAATCTAATGTTTTCATAATGATCAGATAAGAAGCTCAGATCGACTTCTTTAGTTAATAATTTCATTAAGCTTATCCTTAAACAACTGCAATTGCGCGCGACCTGAAGGCAAGCCTTGATATTCATCCTCGCTATCAATCACACAATTCTTTCGAAGCCCTTCCAAATGAGTAAGTTTGAAGCTCGTATAGATGGCGCTTTCAACTGTATCAATAGCTAATGGGCCTTCATTTGGCACTACAGCAATATTACTTATCACATTTTTAAGCGTAAAATTCGGTGGTAAAAGCTGTGCAGCGGCTTCTGGTGACGCAACGATGAGCGTGCCATTTTTATCTAAATATTT comes from the Shewanella halifaxensis HAW-EB4 genome and includes:
- a CDS encoding ABC-three component system middle component 1, with the protein product MKLLTKEVDLSFLSDHYENIRFHMFCSDDPLSFISCIACVCETSAEVVESWSEIQSMVSVYYQPSGNLASWNVYLALITVESVPIWEKYQIENNKYAARKIILDGLPEIPCIDQMAIELQKQLLGSDLALYPQVNESREALLSIEEYIRGTPLDSKKESKNKRALVIDNIIELLNNNEN